The Prinia subflava isolate CZ2003 ecotype Zambia chromosome 15, Cam_Psub_1.2, whole genome shotgun sequence genome contains a region encoding:
- the CA12 gene encoding carbonic anhydrase 12, protein MSTREFLKCKETCELLEYYKSFLEMSAKSFSIVTVATVLIFFLKIQLSIQAPLNGSKWSYIGPDGEEAWPRKYPFCGGVFQSPIDFHKDILQYDSNLLPLEFIGYNVPSTDQFTLINNGHSVKMYLSPAMSIRNLPFEYTASQLHLHWGNRNKSEGSEHTISGKHFAAELHIVHYNSEKYADITAAMDKADGLAVLAVLLEIGPFNPSYEKIFRHFWNVKYKDQKAMVPGFNIQELLPERLDEYYRYEGSLTTPPCYPSVLWTVFRHPVTISQEQLLALETAMYCTESDDPEPLEMVDNFRNVQEFHERLVFISFHEGFVVSVVIVCILGVLIILAAAFWLLKKKSCKMGGEDNRGVIYKPGMYKEEEDISKI, encoded by the exons ATGTCTACAAGGGAATTTCTTAAGTGCAAAGAAACCTGTGAACTGCTGGAATATTATAAGTCTTTCCTTGAGATGTCAGCCAAGAGCTTCAGTATAGTCACAGTCGCTACTGTGctgattttcttcctaaagATACAGCTCTCAATCCAAGCGCCGCTGAATG GGTCCAAATGGTCTTATATTG GTCCTGATGGAGAGGAGGCCTGGCCAAGGAAATACCCATTTTGTGGAGGAGTATTCCAATCACCAATTGATTTCCACAAAGATATTCTCCAGTATGATTCTAATCTCTTGCCTTTAGAATTCATAGGCTATAATGTACCCTCCACTGACCAGTTTACATTGATCAATAATGGCCATTCAG TGAAAATGTATCTGTCACCTGCTATGTCCATCAGAAACCTCCCGTTTGAATACACTGCATCTCAGCTTCACCTGCACTGGGGAAACCGAAACAAGTCCGAAGGCTCTGAGCATACCATCAGTGGGAAGCATTTTGCAGCAGAG CTGCATATTGTACATTACAACTCTGAGAAATATGCAGATATAACAGCAGCAATGGACAAAGCAGACGGACTGGCTGTTTTAGCTGTTCTCCTCGAG ATTGGACCCTTCAACCCATCCTATGAAAAGATCTTCAGGCACTTCTGGAATGTGAAATACAAGG ATCAGAAGGCCATGGTCCCTGGTTTCAATATTCAAGAACTGCTTCCTGAGAGACTGGATGAGTATTATCGCTATGAAGGATCCCTGACAACTCCTCCCTGCTACCCAAGCGTGCTCTGGACGGTTTTCCGACACCCCGTCACAATTTCTCAAGAGCAG TTACTGGCACTGGAAACAGCCATGTACTGCACAGAGAGTGATGACCCAGAACCCCTGGAAATGGTTGATAACTTCAGAAACGTTCAGGAATTCCATGAAAGACTGGTTTTTATCTCCTTCCATGAAG GTTTTGTGGTTTCTGTTGTGATAGTGTGCATTCTTGGAGTTCTCATCATTCTTGCAGCAGCCTTCTGGCTACTCAAGAAGAAAAG ctgcAAAATGGGAGGTGAAGACAACAGAGGAGTCATCTACAAACCAGGCATGTACAAGGAGGAAGAAGATATCTCCAAAATTTAA